From Penaeus vannamei isolate JL-2024 chromosome 40, ASM4276789v1, whole genome shotgun sequence, the proteins below share one genomic window:
- the LOC113812681 gene encoding neurochondrin homolog: MASGGNSRSSTPDVDYTEADTESDQMDTEDVSKSTETDHHEPCLMPNPIERGIMILRRANSDTEKFAALLMVTKLIKAEQLDEDSKKRIMDAVGLDFLARLLKTSDVPEGCPPFMFKSIALTILTCFISSCVGNPTLYGLIPVLSDIISKPELYDGDLTLVKDSFQCLKSISSERSGRKAIIDFEAVGPLVDAYVAESFCYEEALEILLLVLAEEGPRTWEDEPEAFTKLMDNMAHEFAVDQTERKFNLCEFITELLQSLPLTASSTGSPSWKKDLHKGLSDMILSKLGREQRDKALRLAGVAMESLGVSWILQSDNGSPADGKGRQVLLMMVHLACIEVRMSLEDKTFKEAVALASPTTACYTILELAINFLVNGAVNFEQKQKQQLYAALKGAFNAVLIFLKASFDESFSENPKNHLFVCATIRVLGAWLAEETAANKEEVYATIPFIIKTCRYNFDWNNKRAALKSKKKSQSKISLKEDDENLPDIFRFLLPGLCHLTAEDKPRSLLLELELENLLFEYLHYHWNSIRCIFGPQSKTDELEMPAEIVNSATEAMETICNIFMNIVVQEPEKVKIDPFYYSLLKFIFMKVPDIPSESPHLRLCGNFSILGLMILRHQHPNVKSTDFTIFRFVQTTVRFLWDAHNVEESHDYATLVVSTKYESHWGSLMDLWFLGMHTLSLLLPSIPWLCDFLIESEWPQTIILTLISVREGGVDPGLKSALEDFLCLLAKSSRAAFNIMKEKGVDQVCKNHNFEELSKVFSLSTTKSEKAVGSSITSIGVLNKEQVSTRQDSAKEPPKELEKFREFLHESVRNPISANLCSLKSSGLRTAWTIKIQDSSVIHELNIGFTILNLPVVLALVSDGNFKEDDHTQLVMDVEEVACAWDDRLGEAEATVACLSASALRDALSLVEPQPLHPMRCAITMKTHWLSPCMCGRIATRVPRVAEQSGDCEENLSRTSSSRPTKVAHLVQLTCYVIGQRKLKDYAWQLLIGGVALLEPSVATWLQNKGFSTEESQDITKTFLREFRQAPAPDFETDEAGLDKWRQDIWARVLPEDRHEILDELYSLWKSERLNQLSLKPNVTSMLDELATDFNLGLITNGPSVAQWEKINEIGCKKYFDSIIVSGDLEVEKPDKDIYYLACGELQVRPSECIMVGDKLETDILGGLNAGLAATVWVNSKNKEATKEVQPAFTIDTVTQLPQILPNLTTILQTEDQTHGCD; the protein is encoded by the exons ATGGCAAGTGGTGGAAACAGTCGTTCTTCCACACCCGATGTGGATTACACTGAAGCTGACACGGAGTCAGATCAGATGGACACAGAGGATGTGTCGAAGAGTACGGAGACGGATCACCACGAACCATGCTTAATGCCAAATCCAATAGAACGAGGCATCATGATCTTGAGACGGGCAAATTCAGACACAGAAAAATTTGCTGCCCTTCTCATGGTTACGAAGCTTATCAAGGCGGAACAGCTGGACGAAGACTCAAAGAAGCGGATAATGGATGCAGTGGGACTCGACTTCTTAGCAAGGCTCTTGAAGACCAGTGATGTTCCGGAAGGCTGTCCTCCTTTCATGTTTAAGTCAATAGCCCTCACGATACTAACCTGTTTCATTTCTTCATGCGTGGGGAATCCAACTTTGTACGGCCTCATACCTGTGTTGAGCGACATAATATCAAAGCCAGAGTTATACGACGGTGATTTGACTCTAGTAAAAGATTCCTTTCAGTGCTTAAAGAGCATTTCATctgagagaagtggaagaaaagcgATAATAGACTTCGAAGCAGTGGGGCCCCTCGTGGATGCCTACGTTGCAGAGAGCTTCTGTTATGAGGAGGCGTTAGAAATCTTGCTCTTAGTGTTGGCCGAGGAAGGTCCCAGGACATGGGAGGACGAACCTGAGGCTTTTACCAAACTTATGGATAATATGGCTCATGAATTTGCAGTTGACCAAACTGAAAGAAAGTTTAACTTGTGTGAGTTTATTACTGAACTATTACAAAGCTTGCCTCTTACCGCTTCTTCAACAGGGAGTCCATCTTGGAAGAAGGACTTGCACAAAGGGTTGTCTGATATGATTTTAAGTAAATTAGGTCGTGAACAAAGGGATAAAGCTTTAAGATTAGCAGGTGTGGCCATGGAGAGTCTGGGCGTTTCGTGGATCTTGCAGTCAGATAACGGGTCTCCAGCCGATGGCAAAGGCAGGCAGGTGCTTTTAATGATGGTTCATTTAGCTTGCATTGAAGTAAGGATGAGCCTGGAAGATAAGACTTTCAAAGAGGCAGTTGCTTTAGCTTCGCCTACAACTGCTTGCTATACGATTCTTGAATTAGCTATCAACTTCTTAGTAAATGGAGCAGTAAATtttgaacaaaaacagaaacagcagTTGTACGCTGCTTTGAAAGGGGCCTTCAATGCTGTTCTGATCTTTTTAAAAGCTTCTTTTGACGAGTCATTTTCTGAAAATCCAAAGAATCACCTTTTTGTGTGTGCCACAATCCGGGTCCTTGGTGCTTGGTTAGCTGAAGAAACAGCTGCCAATAAGGAGGAAGTTTATGCGACAATACCATTTATAATCAAAACTTGTAGGTATAACTTTGATTGGAATAATAAAAGGGCTGCCttaaaatccaaaaagaaaagcCAGTCAAAAATTAGTTTGAAAGAAGACGATGAAAATTTGCCTGATATTTTTAGGTTCCTTTTACCTGGTTTGTGTCATCTCACGGCAGAAGATAAGCCAAGATCTCTTTTATTGGAGCTTGAGTTAGAAAAtcttttatttgaatatttacATTACCATTGGAATAGCATAAGATGTATATTTGGGCCTCAGAGCAAAACAGACGAGTTAGAAATGCCGGCAGAAATAGTCAATTCAGCCACAGAAGCCATGGAAACAATCTGtaacatttttatgaatattgtaGTGCAAGAACCAGAAAAGGTAAAGATAGATCCATTTTATTATTCTCTACTTAAATTTATATTCATGAAAGTACCAGATATTCCTTCAGAAAGTCCACACCTGAGATTGTGTGGAAACTTCTCAATTCTTGGGTTAATGATTCTTAGGCACCAGCATCCGAATGTGAAAAGCACGGACTTTACCATTTTTAGATTTGTGCAGACCACTGTGCGTTTCCTCTGGGATGCCCATAATGTTGAAGAGAGTCATGATTATGCCACTTTAGTCGTCTCCACAAAATATGAATCTCACTGGGGAAGCCTGATGGACTTGTGGTTCCTCGGAATGCACACCCTCAGCCTTCTCCTCCCATCAATTCCTTGGCTGTGCGACTTCTTGATAGAAAGTGAGTGGCCACAGACTATTATCCTCACCCTCATATCAGTCAGAGAGGGTGGCGTGGACCCAGGCCTAAAGAGTGCTTTGGAGGATTTCCTCTGCCTTCTGGCAAAGTCCTCTAGAGCTGCTTTTAATATCATGAAGGAAAAAGGTGTTGATCAGGTTTGTAAGAATCACAACTTTGAAGAGTTGTCAAAAGTATTTAGTTTGAGCACTACTAAGAGTGAAAAAGCCGTAGGTTCTTCA ATTACAAGTATAGGTGTATTAAATAAAGAACAAGTGTCAACACGACAAGACTCCGCAAAG GAACCAccaaaag AACTAGAGAAGTTCCGCGAATTCCTTCATGAATCTGTAAGGAATCCCATTAGTGCTAATCTTTGTTCATTGAAGAGTAGTGGTTTGCGGACTGCCTGGACA ATAAAAATACAGG ACAGCAGTGTTATTCACGAACTGAACATCGGATTTACTATTTTAAACTTACCAGTGGTTTTAGCACTGGTGTCTGATGGTAACTTCAAGGAAGACGATCATACACAGCTGGTAATGGATGTAGAAGAGGTGGCATGTGCATGG GATGACAGGTTGGGGGAAGCGGAAGCTactgtcgcctgtctgtctgcctccgctcTACGTGATGCTCTCTCATTGGTCGAACCCCAGCCCCTCCATCCAATGAGGTGCGCCATCACTATGAAAACGCACTGGCTGTCGCCCTGTATGTGCGGCCGCATAGCAACACGAGTTCCTCGAGTGGCTGAGCAGTCGGGCGACTGTGAGGAAAATCTCAGTCGCACTTCTAGTAGTCGCcccactaaagtcgctc ATTTAGTTCAGCTTACATGTTATGTGATTGGCCAGAGGAAACTAAAAGATTATGCATGGCAGTTGCTGATTGGCGGAGttgctttactagagccatct GTGGCAACATGGCTTCAGAACAAAGGATTTTCAACGGAAGAAAGCCAGGACATAACCAAGACTTTTCTCAGGGAGTTTCGACAAGCACCGGCGCCCGATTTCGAAACAGATGAAGCCGGACTCGACAAATGGCGGCAGGATATCTGGGCGCGGGTTTTACCAGAGGATCGCCATGAAATCTTAG aTGAACTGTACTCGTTATGGAAGTCGGAGAGGCTAAACCAGCTGTCTCTGAAGCCTAATGTAACCAGTATGCTTGACGAACTAGCGACTGACTTCAATCTTGGACTGATCACCAATG gccCATCTGTTGCTCAGTGGGAAAAGATTAACGAAATTGGCTGCAAGAAGTATTTCGATTCCATCATCGTCAGTGGAGACCTAGAAGTTGAGAAGCCAGATAAGGATATATATTATCTGGCGTGTGGAGAACTGCAG GTCCGTCCCTCTGAATGCATCATGGTCGGCGACAAACTGGAGACCGATATCCTCGGAGGCCTGAACGCCGGCCTGGCAGCCACAGTCTGGGTGAACAGCAAGAACAAGGAAGCGACGAAGGAAGTCCAACCGGCCTTCACCATAGACACCGTGACGCAGCTCCCCCAGATCCTGCCTAACCTGACTACGATTCTCCAAACGGAGGATCAAACCCACGGTTGTGACTGA
- the LOC113812669 gene encoding uncharacterized protein, translating into MWRALLIATLVTVNILTCCSAPYHVQIGLNLGTSYADDVQQTCLSPEKQILRNFYVDYFHSPSSCKAPDGTTVHVFKSKGHDSAPYGGSHSSMCARLPGICQMMQQHSCGDYSVPVCEGIEDVAFPVMGWSAINNHSVVILQEFPVLLQPVFFRKCKSSQSQVVHGRCVQEYLPIKFFVKPTYPGGSISQDFVMVESGCQVAVDFHHRQWKDLPAPDDSKPKIERKDVVEMSRQSDRQLF; encoded by the exons ATGTGGCGCGCGCTCTTGATCGCAACGCTG GTGACCGTCAACATCCTCACATGTTGCAGCGCACCGTACCATGTCCAG ATTGGCTTGAACTTGGGCACAAGTTATGCAGACGATGTCCAGCAGACGTGCTTGTCTCCCGAGAAGCAGATCTTGAGGAACTTCTATGTCGACTATTTCCACTCACCAAGTTCCTGCAAAGCGCCTGACGGGACTACAGTGCACGTCTTCAAGAGCAAAGGGCATGACAGTGCACCTTATGGGGGGAGTCACTCCTCTATGTGCGCGAGGCTGCCCGGGATATGCCAGATGATGCAACAGCACAG CTGTGGAGACTACAGCGTACCCGTGTGTGAAGGTATAGAGGATGTGGCCTTCCCTGTAATGGGTTGGTCAGCTATCAACAACCATTCAGTTGTTATTTTGCAAGAATTTCCTGTCCTGCTCCAGCCTGTCTTCTTTCGGAAATGCAA GAGTTCGCAGTCGCAGGTTGTCCACGGACGATGCGTTCAAGAATACCTGCCAATAAAGTTTTTCGTGAAGCCAACTTATCCTGGAGGTTCAATTTCCCAAGACTTCGTGATGGTGGAATCTGGGTGTCAAGTGGCTGTGGACTTTCACCACAGACAGTGGAAAGACCTCCCTGCACCAGACGACTCAAAGCCAAAGATCGAAAGGAAAGATGTAGTGGAAATGTCTCGGCAGAGTGACCGGCAATTGTTCTAG